One window of Streptococcus troglodytae genomic DNA carries:
- a CDS encoding GNAT family N-acetyltransferase yields MPVNQYQQEVGKTLEHFAVGQMPDVKLLEGRYCSVEHIDTRKHLNDIIDFYWKNAVPSDWTYMFDQPFETAEAVQERLQDYEKSKNPYFFAIRDKETDKVLGTFSLMRIDPKNRVLEMGRVIYAPALQKTSAATEAQYLVMNYVFEDLGYRRYEWKCDHLNQSSGNAAKRLGFTYEGTFRNHVVYKGRTRNTDWFSVIDQDWPTLKKRFENWLSPKNFDDNGQQIKALKDC; encoded by the coding sequence ATGCCAGTTAACCAGTACCAGCAAGAAGTTGGAAAAACCTTGGAACATTTTGCAGTTGGCCAAATGCCTGATGTGAAGCTTTTAGAGGGTCGCTATTGCAGTGTGGAACATATTGATACCAGAAAACATCTAAATGACATTATTGATTTCTATTGGAAGAATGCAGTTCCGTCTGATTGGACCTACATGTTTGATCAGCCTTTTGAAACTGCTGAAGCTGTTCAAGAACGTCTCCAAGATTATGAAAAATCTAAAAATCCTTATTTTTTTGCCATTCGTGACAAAGAAACAGATAAAGTCTTAGGTACTTTTTCGCTTATGCGCATTGATCCTAAAAATCGTGTGCTTGAGATGGGGCGTGTCATTTATGCACCTGCCTTGCAGAAAACATCTGCTGCAACAGAAGCACAATACTTGGTTATGAATTATGTTTTTGAGGATCTGGGTTATCGCCGTTATGAATGGAAGTGCGATCATCTAAATCAGTCTTCTGGCAATGCTGCTAAGCGACTTGGCTTTACTTATGAAGGAACTTTCCGTAATCATGTCGTTTATAAGGGACGAACACGTAATACGGACTGGTTTTCTGTTATCGACCAAGACTGGCCTACACTGAAAAAGCGGTTTGAAAACTGGCTATCACCGAAGAATTTTGATGATAATGGTCAGCAAATAAAAGCATTGAAGGATTGTTAA
- the rpmA gene encoding 50S ribosomal protein L27 translates to MLKMNLANLQLFAHKKGGGSTSNGRDSESKRLGAKAADGQTVTGGSILYRQRGTHIYPGANVGRGGDDTLFAKVEGVVRFERKGRDKKQVSVYPIAK, encoded by the coding sequence ATGTTAAAAATGAATCTTGCTAATTTGCAACTTTTCGCCCACAAAAAAGGTGGCGGTTCTACATCTAACGGACGTGATTCAGAAAGCAAACGTCTTGGTGCTAAGGCAGCTGATGGACAAACTGTTACAGGTGGTTCAATCCTTTACCGTCAACGCGGAACACATATCTACCCAGGTGCTAACGTAGGTCGCGGTGGAGATGATACCCTTTTTGCTAAAGTTGAAGGTGTTGTTCGTTTCGAACGTAAAGGTCGCGATAAAAAACAAGTATCTGTTTATCCAATCGCAAAATAA
- a CDS encoding ribosomal-processing cysteine protease Prp, protein MIQATFIRRKGILESVELTGHAGSGEYGFDIVCAAVSTLSINLVNALEVLADCTVSLQMNEFDGGYMKIDLSYITNKSDEKVQLLFEAFLLGITNLAENSPEFVTAKIMTQ, encoded by the coding sequence ATGATTCAAGCAACATTTATTCGCCGCAAAGGCATATTGGAAAGCGTTGAGCTGACTGGTCATGCTGGATCTGGTGAGTATGGCTTTGATATCGTATGCGCAGCTGTTTCAACTTTATCAATAAATTTGGTTAATGCTTTGGAAGTTTTAGCAGACTGTACAGTTAGTTTACAAATGAATGAGTTTGATGGCGGTTATATGAAGATTGATTTATCGTATATAACCAATAAATCAGATGAGAAAGTTCAATTGTTATTTGAAGCTTTTCTTCTAGGAATAACTAATCTTGCTGAAAATTCTCCGGAATTTGTAACAGCTAAGATAATGACCCAATAA
- the rplU gene encoding 50S ribosomal protein L21, translating into MSTYAIIKTGGKQVKVEVDQAIYVEKLDVEAGAEVTFDQVVLVGGDKTVVGTPIVKGATVVGTVEKQGKQKKVVTYKYKPKKGSHRKQGHRQPYTKVVIKAINA; encoded by the coding sequence ATGAGCACATACGCAATCATCAAAACTGGTGGAAAACAAGTTAAAGTTGAAGTCGATCAAGCAATCTATGTTGAAAAACTTGATGTTGAAGCTGGAGCAGAAGTAACATTTGATCAAGTTGTTCTTGTCGGTGGTGACAAAACTGTTGTTGGTACTCCAATTGTTAAAGGAGCTACTGTTGTTGGAACTGTTGAAAAACAAGGCAAACAAAAGAAAGTTGTTACTTACAAGTACAAACCTAAAAAAGGCAGTCACCGTAAACAAGGTCACCGTCAGCCTTATACCAAAGTTGTTATCAAAGCTATTAACGCTTAA
- the thiI gene encoding tRNA uracil 4-sulfurtransferase ThiI: protein MQYSEIMVRYGELSTKGKNRMRFINQLKRNMKHVLSIYPQVSIRADRDRAHIYLNGANYVLVAESLKQIFGIQAFSPSYKIEKNVPALEKAVQAIMMELYHEGLTFKISSKRSDHQFELDSRELNQVLGSAVFAVLPDIKAQMKHPDVNLKVEIREEAAYLSYENIKGAGGLPVGTAGKGMLMLSGGIDSPVAGYLALKRGVNIEAVHFASPPYTSPGALKKAQDLTRKLTKFGGSIQFIEVPFTEIQEEIKAKAPEAYLMTLTRRFMMRITDRIREKRSGLVIINGESLGQVASQTLESMQAINAVTTTPVIRPVITMDKLEIIDIAEKIDTFAISIQPFEDCCTIFAPDRPKTNPKIKNAEQYEARMDVENLVERAVAGIMITEITPEAENDEVDELIEGLL, encoded by the coding sequence ATGCAGTATTCAGAAATTATGGTGCGTTATGGCGAATTGTCAACGAAAGGTAAAAATCGCATGCGCTTTATCAACCAATTGAAGCGCAATATGAAACATGTTTTGTCCATTTATCCCCAAGTCAGTATTCGTGCGGATCGCGATCGTGCCCATATCTATCTTAATGGAGCAAACTATGTTCTTGTAGCAGAATCCCTCAAACAAATTTTTGGGATTCAAGCCTTCTCTCCTTCCTATAAGATTGAAAAAAACGTCCCTGCTTTAGAAAAGGCTGTTCAAGCAATTATGATGGAACTTTATCATGAAGGTCTGACTTTTAAAATTTCAAGCAAAAGAAGTGATCATCAGTTTGAATTAGACAGTCGTGAACTTAATCAGGTTTTAGGCAGTGCAGTTTTTGCTGTTCTGCCTGATATCAAAGCGCAGATGAAGCATCCAGATGTCAATTTGAAAGTAGAGATTCGTGAGGAAGCAGCTTATCTTTCTTATGAAAATATTAAAGGAGCGGGTGGTTTGCCGGTTGGGACAGCTGGTAAAGGTATGCTGATGCTGTCAGGAGGAATTGATTCACCAGTGGCGGGCTATCTTGCTCTAAAAAGAGGCGTTAATATTGAAGCGGTCCATTTTGCCAGTCCGCCTTATACTAGTCCCGGTGCTCTGAAAAAAGCACAGGATTTGACACGTAAATTGACTAAATTTGGCGGCAGTATTCAATTTATTGAAGTGCCTTTTACAGAAATTCAGGAAGAAATTAAGGCAAAAGCTCCTGAAGCCTACCTGATGACCTTAACTCGGCGTTTCATGATGCGAATTACCGATCGAATTCGAGAAAAGCGCAGTGGTTTAGTCATTATCAATGGTGAGAGTCTGGGACAGGTTGCCAGTCAGACATTAGAGTCCATGCAAGCTATCAATGCTGTTACGACAACACCTGTTATTAGACCTGTGATCACCATGGATAAATTGGAAATTATTGATATTGCTGAGAAAATTGATACTTTTGCTATTTCGATTCAACCCTTTGAAGATTGTTGCACTATTTTTGCACCGGATCGGCCTAAAACCAATCCTAAAATCAAAAATGCCGAGCAATATGAGGCACGTATGGATGTCGAAAACCTGGTAGAACGTGCTGTGGCAGGCATTATGATTACAGAAATTACACCGGAAGCAGAGAACGACGAAGTGGATGAGCTGATTGAGGGGTTGTTGTAA
- a CDS encoding cysteine desulfurase family protein has translation MIYFDNSATTLPYPEVIKTYEEVATKIFGNPSSLHQLGSQSSRILQASRQQIAELLGKRTDEVFFTSGGTEGDNWVIKGLAFEKQRYGKHIIVSDIEHPAVKESAKWLQTQGFEVDFAPVDKKGFVKVDVLEELLRPDTILVSIMAVNNEIGSVQPIKAISKLLADKASISFHVDAVQAIGKIATDAYLTDRVDFATFSGHKFHSVRGVGFIYKKIGKKISPLLNGGGQELGFRSTTENVAGIAATAKALRIVLDKAKIGQKKLSAMKKVLFDSLSHYDDAILFSELAHFAPNILTFGIKGVRGEVLVHAFEEHDIYISTTSSCSSKAGKPAGTLISMGIPSRLAQTAVRISLDEDNDMSQVEQFLTIFKQIYEKTKKVR, from the coding sequence ATGATTTATTTTGATAATTCAGCGACAACACTTCCTTATCCAGAAGTAATCAAGACCTATGAAGAGGTGGCAACTAAAATTTTTGGCAATCCTTCCAGCTTGCATCAGTTAGGCAGTCAGTCAAGCAGGATTTTGCAGGCATCTCGGCAGCAGATTGCAGAGCTTTTAGGAAAAAGGACAGATGAAGTCTTCTTTACTTCAGGCGGTACAGAAGGAGATAACTGGGTCATTAAAGGTCTGGCCTTTGAAAAGCAGCGCTACGGTAAACATATTATTGTATCTGACATTGAACATCCAGCAGTGAAAGAATCTGCTAAATGGTTGCAAACTCAGGGCTTTGAGGTTGATTTTGCCCCTGTTGATAAAAAGGGATTTGTCAAAGTTGATGTCTTAGAAGAATTATTGCGGCCTGATACTATTTTAGTTTCTATCATGGCCGTTAATAATGAGATTGGTTCTGTTCAACCGATTAAAGCAATTTCAAAGCTTTTAGCTGATAAGGCTAGTATTTCTTTTCATGTAGATGCTGTGCAGGCAATTGGCAAGATAGCAACGGACGCTTACTTGACTGATCGTGTGGATTTTGCGACTTTTTCTGGTCATAAATTTCATTCTGTTCGTGGCGTTGGCTTTATTTATAAGAAAATTGGGAAGAAGATCTCTCCTCTTTTGAACGGTGGCGGTCAAGAATTGGGCTTTCGAAGCACCACTGAAAATGTTGCGGGGATTGCGGCAACGGCCAAAGCCTTGAGAATCGTTCTTGATAAAGCCAAAATAGGACAGAAGAAGCTTTCAGCTATGAAAAAAGTTCTTTTTGACAGCTTGTCGCATTATGATGATGCCATTCTTTTTTCAGAATTGGCGCATTTTGCTCCTAATATTCTGACTTTTGGTATCAAGGGAGTGCGTGGTGAGGTATTGGTTCACGCCTTTGAAGAACATGATATTTACATTTCAACGACATCATCTTGTTCCTCCAAGGCTGGTAAACCTGCAGGAACCCTCATTTCAATGGGGATTCCCAGCAGGCTTGCACAGACAGCTGTCCGTATTAGTCTTGATGAGGATAATGACATGAGTCAGGTGGAGCAATTTTTAACCATTTTCAAACAAATTTATGAAAAAACAAAAAAAGTAAGGTAA
- a CDS encoding bifunctional folylpolyglutamate synthase/dihydrofolate synthase: MNKTEMLNWIHSFKARGRQADLRRMHWMLEKLDKPQTKFPAIHIVGTNGKGSTCSYLQHILTASGYKTGTFTSPYITRFNERIAIDGQEISVQDLNKVVSLVKPIVESVTIETQYEKVTEFELVTLLMFTYFAQINPVDIAIIEAGIGGLKDSTNVFKALAVVCPSISFDHQEKLGNSLAQIAQQKVGVLDEKVPFIFGQMTSAVKQVFYKQPQLLGCPTFECNKDFSFKENGKAFDFTYQNFLISAIQLKMLGRHQKANASLAIMTSLILAKVFPNINSKTIRTGLQSTIWPGRCELLQANLLLDGAHNVDAITKLIQMLKDNFRDKTIHILFAGLKRKPIEKMLAQLAEFDLSVTSFDFFEALPLENYPLSYPRVDNWKNWITQAIAHSDHLYVVTGSFYFISQVRNHLIEKTRLQ, from the coding sequence ATGAATAAAACAGAAATGCTCAATTGGATTCATTCTTTCAAAGCTAGAGGACGACAAGCTGATTTAAGACGTATGCATTGGATGCTGGAAAAATTGGACAAGCCACAAACTAAATTTCCTGCTATTCACATTGTTGGCACCAATGGTAAAGGATCTACATGTAGCTATTTACAACATATTCTGACAGCATCAGGTTACAAGACAGGAACTTTTACTTCTCCTTATATTACTCGCTTTAACGAACGTATTGCCATTGACGGTCAGGAAATTTCTGTTCAGGACTTAAATAAGGTCGTTTCGCTTGTCAAACCCATTGTTGAATCGGTAACCATTGAAACCCAATATGAAAAGGTTACTGAATTTGAACTCGTCACACTTCTTATGTTTACCTATTTTGCCCAAATCAATCCTGTAGACATTGCCATCATTGAAGCAGGAATCGGCGGACTTAAGGACTCAACAAACGTTTTCAAGGCACTGGCGGTTGTCTGTCCTTCAATAAGTTTTGATCACCAAGAAAAACTGGGCAATAGTTTAGCACAAATCGCCCAGCAAAAGGTAGGAGTCTTAGATGAAAAGGTCCCCTTTATTTTTGGTCAAATGACTTCTGCAGTTAAACAAGTGTTTTATAAACAACCCCAATTATTAGGCTGCCCAACTTTTGAATGCAATAAAGACTTTTCTTTTAAAGAAAATGGCAAAGCTTTTGACTTTACTTATCAAAACTTTTTGATATCAGCTATTCAACTAAAAATGCTAGGCCGACATCAAAAAGCTAATGCCAGTCTTGCCATTATGACGAGTTTAATTCTAGCTAAGGTATTCCCAAATATTAACTCCAAAACAATAAGGACTGGTCTTCAATCCACCATCTGGCCCGGACGCTGTGAATTATTACAAGCTAATTTGCTACTTGATGGCGCCCACAATGTAGATGCTATTACAAAGCTCATCCAAATGCTAAAAGACAACTTTAGAGATAAAACCATTCATATTCTCTTTGCCGGGCTCAAACGTAAACCAATCGAAAAAATGTTGGCACAATTAGCCGAATTTGATCTTAGTGTTACGAGCTTTGATTTTTTTGAAGCCCTGCCTTTAGAAAATTACCCACTTAGCTATCCAAGAGTTGACAATTGGAAAAATTGGATAACTCAGGCAATAGCCCATTCAGATCATCTTTATGTTGTAACAGGATCTTTCTACTTCATTTCCCAAGTTCGTAATCACCTTATCGAAAAGACAAGACTCCAATGA
- the gorA gene encoding glutathione-disulfide reductase, with translation MTKQYDYIVIGGGSGGIASANRAAMHGAKVILFEGKEVGGTCVNVGCVPKKVMWYGSQVAETINNYAADYGFDVTTQTFHFDVLKQNRQAYIDRIHDSYERGFDSNGVERVYGYATFVDAHTVEVAGEHYTAPHILIATGGHALLPDIPGSEYGITSDGFFELDAVPKRTAVVGAGYIAVEISGVLHALGSETHLFVRRDRPLRKFDKEIVGTLVDEMKKDGPQLHTFSVPKEVIKNTDDSLTLILENGEEYTVDTLIWAIGRAANTKGFNLEVTGVALDSKGFIATDAFENTNVEGLYALGDVNGKLELTPVAVKAGRQLSERLFNHKPEAKMDYKDVATVIFSHPVIGSIGLSEEAALDQYGEENVTIYRSTFTSMYTAVTSHRQVCKMKLVTVGEDEKIVGLHGIGYGVDEMIQGFAVAIKMGATKADFDNTVAIHPTGSEEFVTMR, from the coding sequence ATGACTAAACAATATGATTATATCGTTATTGGTGGTGGTTCAGGCGGGATTGCCTCTGCTAACCGTGCGGCTATGCATGGTGCTAAGGTGATTCTATTTGAAGGCAAGGAAGTCGGTGGAACCTGTGTTAATGTTGGCTGTGTCCCTAAGAAAGTCATGTGGTATGGATCTCAGGTAGCAGAAACTATTAACAATTATGCAGCTGACTATGGTTTTGATGTCACAACTCAGACCTTTCATTTCGATGTCTTGAAGCAAAATCGTCAGGCTTATATTGATCGTATCCATGATTCTTATGAACGTGGTTTTGATAGCAATGGTGTTGAACGTGTTTATGGCTATGCTACTTTTGTAGATGCTCATACAGTAGAAGTGGCTGGGGAACATTATACTGCACCGCATATTTTGATTGCGACGGGTGGTCATGCCTTACTGCCGGATATTCCTGGTAGTGAGTATGGTATTACTTCAGATGGCTTCTTTGAATTAGATGCCGTTCCTAAACGAACAGCAGTTGTTGGTGCTGGTTATATTGCTGTGGAAATTTCAGGTGTTCTGCATGCTCTTGGCAGTGAGACCCATCTTTTTGTCCGTCGGGATCGTCCCCTTCGCAAATTTGATAAGGAAATTGTTGGCACACTTGTGGACGAAATGAAAAAAGATGGCCCTCAGCTTCATACTTTTTCAGTCCCTAAAGAAGTGATTAAAAATACTGATGATAGTTTAACACTTATTTTAGAAAATGGTGAAGAGTATACTGTTGATACCTTGATTTGGGCAATTGGCCGTGCTGCCAATACAAAAGGCTTTAATCTGGAAGTGACTGGTGTCGCTCTAGATAGTAAAGGTTTTATTGCGACTGATGCATTTGAAAATACTAATGTTGAAGGTCTTTATGCTCTTGGAGATGTCAATGGGAAATTGGAATTAACACCAGTTGCTGTAAAGGCTGGTCGTCAACTGTCTGAACGTCTCTTTAACCATAAGCCTGAGGCTAAGATGGATTATAAGGATGTTGCTACCGTTATTTTCAGCCATCCAGTTATTGGTTCAATCGGTCTATCTGAAGAGGCAGCTTTAGATCAGTATGGTGAAGAAAATGTCACCATTTATCGTTCAACTTTTACTTCAATGTATACGGCAGTAACCAGTCACCGTCAAGTCTGCAAAATGAAGTTGGTAACAGTAGGTGAGGATGAAAAGATTGTTGGTCTACATGGTATTGGTTATGGTGTTGATGAGATGATTCAAGGTTTTGCGGTTGCTATCAAAATGGGAGCAACTAAGGCTGATTTTGACAATACCGTTGCCATTCACCCAACAGGCTCAGAAGAGTTTGTCACTATGCGCTGA
- a CDS encoding aldo/keto reductase produces MEAYTLINGVHIPKIGFGTWKLADGDEAYKSISYALEVGYRHIDTAQYYGNEMSVGRAIADSPIKRKELFITTKIWNDKHSYDEAKQSVEESLAKLKLNYLDLLLIHWPNPIALRENDAWKTRNADVWRAMEDLYQAGKVRAIGVSNFMIHHLEPLLEVATVKPMVNQVLLAPGCSQENLVAFCRQNEMLLEAYSPLGTGSIFDNQTAQDLANKYNKTVAQIALRWSLQKGFLPLPKSATPKNILSNLAIFDFDLTEDDILKLDKIENVKSQGNPDETAF; encoded by the coding sequence ATGGAAGCGTACACTTTAATAAACGGCGTTCATATTCCTAAAATTGGTTTTGGAACTTGGAAATTGGCTGATGGGGATGAAGCTTATAAAAGCATTAGTTATGCTCTTGAGGTTGGCTATAGACATATTGATACAGCGCAGTATTATGGCAATGAAATGAGTGTCGGTCGTGCCATTGCTGATAGTCCTATAAAGAGAAAAGAGCTTTTTATAACAACTAAAATTTGGAATGATAAGCATAGCTACGATGAGGCAAAACAATCTGTTGAAGAATCTCTCGCTAAGTTAAAACTTAATTATCTGGATTTGTTGCTTATTCATTGGCCTAATCCTATAGCCTTGCGTGAAAATGATGCATGGAAGACAAGAAACGCTGACGTTTGGCGGGCAATGGAAGATTTATATCAGGCAGGGAAAGTCCGTGCTATCGGTGTCTCTAATTTTATGATTCATCATTTGGAGCCCTTGCTTGAAGTGGCTACTGTCAAGCCAATGGTCAATCAGGTTCTGTTGGCTCCCGGTTGTTCACAGGAGAATCTGGTTGCTTTCTGCAGACAAAATGAGATGCTCTTGGAAGCTTACAGTCCTCTAGGTACAGGAAGTATTTTCGATAATCAAACGGCTCAAGATTTAGCAAATAAGTATAATAAAACAGTAGCGCAAATTGCTTTACGTTGGTCATTGCAAAAGGGATTCTTACCTCTGCCTAAATCAGCAACACCTAAGAATATCCTATCGAATCTTGCTATTTTTGATTTTGATTTGACTGAAGACGATATCTTAAAGCTTGATAAAATTGAAAATGTCAAATCACAGGGCAATCCTGATGAAACTGCCTTTTAA
- a CDS encoding GBS Bsp-like repeat-containing protein, whose amino-acid sequence MRKLKVALFASSILGMLAVSSYTAAETEDAQVTISHYDEQAGTFDVNAVQAANGKTIQSIDIAIWSEENGQDDLKWYHASNDGSNQLTVHFNAENHGSKVGSYITHAYVTYTDGNRVGVDLGKRKLSLSAPQLSLKQGGLQLFSKLKPSAADQLFSAVWSAENGQDDLHWYTADADGNTLAGYANHKGYGTYHVHTYLKQNGKMIPISAQDVDVPKPKVKTQINKINDTSYDVVVNNVPPYISSVAIPVWSEQNGQDDLKWYQATKVADGIFKTTVYLKAHRFELGSYQVHIYGDSQLSKKLDGLGSAHFNVPSIINYEDPQVTIDHYNINKGTFDVTVAETVNSKAIQSISAAVWSDANQANLYWYEAKQLANGRATITADVQKHGNQTGSYNVHVYVHYNDGTTSGHVLANQQLNQIVHYQPSVVRITAYMNEKNTYPVGQCTWGVKELAPWIPNWLGNGGQWASTAAVKGFKIGTVPKVGAIACWSDDGYGHVAYVTHVESNNRIQVKEANYKNQQYISNFRGWFDPTASYWGRLTYIYPD is encoded by the coding sequence ATGAGAAAACTTAAAGTGGCACTTTTTGCAAGTAGTATTTTAGGAATGCTAGCTGTTAGTTCTTATACGGCAGCAGAGACAGAGGATGCTCAGGTGACGATTAGCCATTATGATGAACAGGCTGGGACTTTTGATGTTAACGCTGTACAGGCAGCTAATGGAAAAACTATTCAATCGATAGATATTGCGATTTGGTCTGAAGAAAATGGACAGGATGATTTGAAGTGGTATCATGCCAGTAATGATGGCAGCAATCAATTGACAGTTCATTTTAATGCTGAGAATCATGGCAGTAAGGTAGGTTCTTATATTACGCATGCTTATGTTACCTATACAGATGGTAATCGAGTCGGGGTTGATTTGGGAAAACGAAAATTATCCTTATCTGCACCGCAATTATCCTTAAAACAAGGCGGCCTTCAACTATTTTCTAAGCTGAAACCTAGTGCAGCGGATCAACTTTTTTCAGCGGTTTGGTCGGCTGAGAATGGTCAAGATGATCTTCATTGGTACACAGCAGATGCTGACGGGAATACTTTGGCTGGCTATGCTAATCATAAAGGTTATGGAACTTACCATGTTCATACTTACCTTAAGCAAAATGGTAAGATGATACCAATTAGTGCTCAAGATGTTGATGTTCCTAAACCGAAAGTCAAGACCCAGATTAATAAAATAAATGATACTAGTTATGATGTTGTTGTTAATAATGTTCCCCCTTATATCAGTTCAGTAGCCATTCCTGTGTGGAGTGAACAAAATGGCCAAGATGATTTGAAATGGTATCAGGCAACAAAAGTGGCTGATGGTATATTTAAAACAACTGTTTATTTAAAGGCACATCGTTTTGAATTAGGCAGCTATCAAGTTCATATTTATGGCGATAGTCAATTAAGCAAGAAACTGGATGGTTTAGGAAGCGCTCATTTTAATGTTCCGTCCATTATTAACTATGAAGATCCTCAGGTAACTATTGATCATTATAATATTAACAAAGGAACGTTTGATGTCACTGTAGCTGAAACAGTTAATTCAAAAGCGATACAGTCAATCAGTGCTGCTGTTTGGTCTGATGCTAATCAGGCTAATCTTTATTGGTATGAAGCTAAACAGCTAGCAAATGGAAGGGCTACAATTACTGCTGATGTTCAAAAGCATGGCAATCAAACAGGAAGCTATAATGTCCATGTTTATGTTCATTATAATGATGGCACGACTAGCGGACATGTTTTGGCTAATCAGCAGCTCAATCAGATTGTTCATTATCAGCCTTCTGTAGTAAGGATAACAGCCTATATGAATGAAAAAAATACTTATCCAGTTGGTCAGTGTACTTGGGGAGTGAAAGAATTGGCTCCTTGGATACCTAATTGGCTTGGCAATGGCGGGCAGTGGGCAAGTACTGCAGCTGTTAAAGGATTCAAAATAGGAACTGTTCCTAAAGTTGGTGCTATTGCTTGTTGGAGTGATGATGGTTATGGCCATGTCGCTTACGTCACCCACGTTGAGAGTAATAACCGTATTCAGGTGAAAGAAGCTAATTATAAGAATCAACAATATATTTCCAATTTTCGCGGATGGTTTGATCCCACGGCTTCCTACTGGGGAAGATTAACTTATATTTATCCTGACTAA
- a CDS encoding glycosyltransferase family 2 protein: MTEKIAILLPAYNEEITIQKVITDFKRVLPEADIYVYDNNSKDRTNELARQAGAIVRFESRQGKGNVVRSMFREINADYYIMVDADDTYPADEVQKLLDPLRSGEADMTIGDRLSNGTYAEENKRGFHGFGNNLVRLLVNHLYQGNYQDIMTGYRGFNRLFVKNFPVLSSGFEIETELSIHSLDKRFKLVEVPITYHDRPEGSESKLNTFSDGFKVLCMIFNLFKDYKPLIFFSLVTLFFFILGLIVGVPVVTEFAETGFIAKMPSAILATGFMILAALSFALGFILDTIVRQNRMQYELKIYDYYERNGRK, encoded by the coding sequence ATGACAGAGAAAATTGCAATATTACTTCCAGCTTACAATGAAGAGATTACTATTCAAAAAGTTATCACTGATTTTAAGCGAGTCTTACCGGAAGCTGATATTTATGTTTATGATAATAATTCTAAAGACAGAACAAATGAATTAGCTCGCCAAGCTGGTGCGATTGTTCGTTTTGAATCTCGCCAAGGAAAGGGAAATGTCGTTCGTTCAATGTTTCGTGAAATTAATGCAGATTACTATATCATGGTTGATGCAGATGATACATACCCAGCAGACGAGGTGCAAAAGCTTTTAGACCCTTTACGTTCTGGTGAAGCTGATATGACCATTGGAGATCGTCTATCTAATGGGACTTATGCTGAAGAAAATAAGCGTGGGTTTCATGGCTTCGGCAATAATTTAGTACGACTTTTAGTTAATCACCTTTACCAAGGAAATTATCAGGATATTATGACGGGATATCGTGGCTTTAATCGTCTCTTTGTTAAGAATTTTCCTGTTTTATCATCAGGATTTGAGATTGAGACTGAATTGTCAATCCATTCGCTTGACAAACGTTTTAAACTAGTCGAAGTGCCTATTACATATCATGATCGTCCCGAGGGTAGTGAGTCTAAACTGAATACCTTCTCAGATGGTTTTAAAGTACTTTGTATGATTTTTAATCTCTTTAAAGATTATAAGCCACTCATATTCTTTAGTCTTGTGACTTTATTTTTCTTTATTTTAGGTCTTATCGTAGGTGTTCCTGTTGTGACGGAATTTGCAGAGACAGGCTTTATTGCTAAAATGCCATCAGCTATTTTAGCAACAGGTTTTATGATTTTAGCAGCCTTGTCTTTTGCATTAGGTTTTATTTTAGATACTATTGTTCGTCAGAATCGTATGCAATATGAACTGAAAATTTATGACTATTATGAGCGTAATGGTCGTAAATAG